A section of the Streptomyces sp. NBC_01363 genome encodes:
- a CDS encoding NAD(P)/FAD-dependent oxidoreductase, translating into MPPSERQSMIIIGAGLGGLSTGCYARMNGYRTHVLEMHELPGGCCTAWDRGDFRLDPCVSWLLGSGPGNEMHRIWLELGALQGKEVRHFDVFNVVRGTCGRAVYFYSDPDRLQAHLTELSPADSALISDFCKQLRAFRECLAVYPFLRPVGLMPVMERWRMLASFIPYFNVVRKSIGVLMTDYSARFKDPLLRQAFNFILYEKHPAFPVLPFHFQLASHANLSAGVPEGGSLGLAESIERRYRRLGGEVTYNAKVEEIVVEGDRAVGVRLSDGRELRADIIVSACDGRTTMMDLLKGRYLNESYRRLYTRTIEQPGMVFPGYFTLFLGLRREFPDADPCTTYLLDETEAAGLTGIRHPSINVQFRNRHYPELSPPGTSVAYVTYFCDIAPWRALDEGPEQATRTRGGQELHTLPVRHGRGYYAAKRRARETLVAFLERQHPGIADAIAVRDVSSPLTQVRYTGNYDGTVLGWQPFVESGETLEKLIKKHGPGLPGLRNFYQSGVWATTGGLIRAAAAGRHVVQFICRDDGRAFTASVDESGPPPTHRVIEVSPRPVSRSVVEGRPVLAERKGTG; encoded by the coding sequence GGCGCAGGGCTGGGCGGTCTCTCCACCGGCTGCTACGCCCGGATGAACGGCTACCGGACCCATGTCCTGGAGATGCACGAACTGCCCGGCGGCTGCTGCACGGCCTGGGACCGCGGTGACTTCAGGCTGGACCCCTGCGTCAGCTGGCTCCTGGGCAGCGGCCCCGGCAACGAGATGCACCGGATCTGGCTGGAGCTTGGCGCGTTGCAGGGCAAGGAGGTCCGGCACTTCGATGTGTTCAACGTCGTGCGCGGCACGTGCGGCCGGGCGGTGTACTTCTACTCCGACCCCGACCGGCTTCAGGCCCACCTCACGGAGCTCTCACCCGCCGACTCCGCCCTGATCAGCGACTTCTGCAAGCAACTGCGCGCCTTCCGCGAATGCCTCGCCGTCTATCCGTTCCTCAGACCGGTCGGACTGATGCCGGTGATGGAGCGCTGGCGCATGCTGGCCTCCTTCATCCCGTACTTCAACGTCGTGCGCAAATCCATCGGCGTACTCATGACCGACTACTCGGCGAGGTTCAAGGACCCCCTGCTGCGCCAGGCGTTCAACTTCATCCTGTACGAGAAGCATCCGGCCTTCCCCGTACTGCCGTTCCACTTCCAGCTCGCCTCGCACGCCAACCTCTCCGCGGGCGTCCCGGAAGGAGGATCGCTCGGACTGGCCGAGTCGATCGAGCGGCGCTACCGCAGGCTCGGCGGCGAAGTGACGTACAACGCCAAGGTCGAGGAGATCGTGGTCGAGGGCGACCGTGCGGTCGGCGTGCGGCTCAGCGACGGGCGTGAACTGCGCGCCGACATCATCGTGTCGGCCTGCGACGGACGTACCACGATGATGGACCTGCTGAAGGGCCGCTACCTCAACGAGTCGTACCGACGTCTCTACACCCGGACCATCGAACAGCCCGGCATGGTGTTCCCCGGATACTTCACGCTCTTCCTCGGCCTGCGCCGCGAATTCCCCGACGCCGACCCCTGCACCACCTATCTGCTCGACGAGACGGAAGCGGCCGGACTGACCGGCATTCGGCACCCCAGCATCAACGTCCAGTTCCGCAACAGGCACTACCCCGAGCTGTCCCCGCCCGGGACGAGCGTCGCGTACGTCACCTACTTCTGCGACATCGCACCCTGGCGCGCCCTGGACGAAGGCCCCGAACAGGCGACCCGGACCCGCGGCGGGCAGGAACTCCACACGCTTCCGGTACGCCACGGACGCGGCTACTACGCGGCCAAGCGCCGGGCCCGCGAGACACTCGTCGCGTTCCTGGAACGGCAGCACCCCGGCATCGCCGACGCCATCGCCGTACGCGATGTGTCCAGCCCGCTCACCCAGGTCCGCTACACGGGCAACTACGACGGCACGGTGCTGGGCTGGCAGCCCTTCGTGGAGAGCGGGGAAACGCTGGAGAAGCTCATCAAGAAGCACGGCCCCGGCCTGCCCGGACTGCGCAACTTCTACCAGTCCGGCGTCTGGGCCACCACGGGTGGCCTGATCCGCGCGGCGGCGGCCGGCCGGCACGTCGTGCAGTTCATCTGCCGTGACGACGGCCGCGCATTCACCGCGTCCGTGGACGAGAGCGGTCCGCCACCGACCCATCGGGTCATCGAAGTGTCGCCCCGGCCGGTTTCACGGTCCGTCGTGGAGGGCCGCCCGGTCCTCGCGGAGAGGAAGGGAACGGGATGA
- a CDS encoding NADP-dependent oxidoreductase, whose protein sequence is MRARKWVVREHIEGVPDVERVYGQVEEDIDTELAPDEMLLRTRYVSVDPYLQGIALDTPLGAHMGADSIMEVLEAGPQAAHRPGDLVQGFGGWRTHLVSNGAPTPWQTGTFPMVFPAFRRLDPGWYDDALPLPTALSAMGGPGMTAWGTLTKFMSVRRGDTVVVSGASGSVGSLVGQLAKRAGARVVGTTSTTEKADYLDELGFDAVVVYRHGDNREAVRDALLWAAPDGVDKYFDNLGGTVTDAVFSMLNIDSQVAVCWQWATQVGRDVTGPRLLPYIMFPRAHVRGIFSLEWFTEENWRALHDELGGLIRRGEVRCGHTLHHGFENIPDAYRSLYQGTGAGRGKVLVEL, encoded by the coding sequence ATGAGGGCCAGGAAATGGGTGGTGCGCGAGCACATCGAAGGCGTCCCCGACGTCGAACGGGTCTACGGACAGGTCGAGGAGGACATCGATACCGAGTTGGCCCCGGACGAGATGCTCCTGAGGACGCGCTACGTATCGGTGGACCCCTATCTCCAGGGGATCGCACTGGACACCCCGCTCGGTGCGCACATGGGGGCCGACTCGATCATGGAAGTGCTGGAAGCGGGTCCGCAGGCGGCCCACCGCCCCGGTGATCTGGTGCAGGGGTTCGGCGGCTGGCGCACCCATCTCGTGAGCAACGGCGCGCCCACCCCCTGGCAGACCGGGACGTTCCCGATGGTCTTCCCGGCCTTCCGCCGCCTGGACCCCGGCTGGTACGACGACGCGCTGCCGCTCCCCACCGCGCTCAGCGCCATGGGCGGCCCCGGCATGACCGCCTGGGGCACCCTCACCAAGTTCATGTCGGTCCGGCGGGGGGACACCGTCGTGGTCAGCGGCGCCTCCGGCTCCGTGGGCTCGCTGGTCGGCCAGCTGGCCAAGCGCGCGGGCGCCCGGGTCGTGGGCACCACGTCGACGACGGAGAAGGCGGACTACCTCGACGAGCTGGGATTCGACGCGGTCGTCGTCTACCGCCACGGAGACAACCGCGAGGCCGTACGGGATGCTCTCCTGTGGGCCGCGCCGGACGGCGTCGACAAGTACTTCGACAATCTGGGCGGCACCGTCACCGACGCGGTGTTCTCCATGCTCAACATCGACAGCCAGGTGGCCGTGTGCTGGCAGTGGGCCACCCAGGTGGGCCGCGACGTCACGGGACCGAGGCTGCTGCCGTACATCATGTTCCCGCGCGCGCATGTGCGGGGCATCTTCTCGCTGGAATGGTTCACCGAGGAGAACTGGCGCGCGCTCCACGACGAGCTCGGCGGCCTGATCCGGCGGGGCGAGGTGCGCTGCGGACACACCCTCCACCACGGCTTCGAGAACATCCCCGACGCCTACCGGAGCCTCTACCAGGGCACCGGAGCCGGTCGGGGCAAGGTGCTGGTCGAACTCTGA